CCGGGACGGCGATGTCGCCCTCCGCCAGCATCTTGAACGTGTACTCGAAGACGAGGCTCGACGACGACAGCGACCGGTCGAGGGTGATACCGCCGTAGAACGGTGCGGCGAAGTTCTCGACGTACCGCCGCGAGAATCCCCGGTCGGCGAGGTACGACTCGATGGACTGGTCGCGACCGTCGAGGATGGCGTCTGGGTCCCGGTCTGCGAGGTCACGCTGGAGTCTGAGCGTTCGGACCTTGTCACCCCAGCTCACCTCGCGGTTGAACAGCGTCTCCGAGATGGCCCCGAAGTCCCGGCGCGGGTCTGACAGCACCGACCGGTGGCCGGGACGGGCGAGCACCGCGCCGGGGACGAACCGGCGCAACGAGAGCGCACGGAGGTCGAGTTCGCGCTGGACCGCCGGGTATTCAGTGAACAGCACCTGGAACCCGCGGTCGAAGGTGAACCCGTCCTCGTGGACCGTCCGGACCCGACCACCGACAGTCCGCTCACGCTCCAACAACTCGACGTCGTGACCGGACTCGGCGAGGCGGCGGGCCGCGACCAGTCCCGCCAGTCCACCGCCGACGACGGCTACCCGTGACATACACCGAGCCACTCGCGGCGGGGAGAAAAAGCCCACCACGGCGGCAGACGGACACGGCTTTGTCGCGTCCGACGAAACCGGTAGCCATGGAGACGACTTCGGCGTTCGAGGGACTGGTCTGCCCGGAGACGGGCGAGCGGTTCGAGGCGACGACCAGCCACCATCCCGACGGGAAGCCGCTGGACGCGACGTACGACTACGAGTCGATACAGCTCTCGCGCGAACAGCTCGACTCCCGACCGGCAGGTCCGGCGAAGTACAACGACCTGCTCCCCTTCCCGGCCGAGCAACGGGCGTGGCTGGGCGAGGGGGCGACACCGCTCGTCGAGGCACCGCGACTCGCCGAGGAACTCGGTGTGGGACGGGTCTTCATCAAGGACGAGGGGCAGAACCCGACCGGCACGGTGAAAGACCGCGGACTGGCGATGGCCGTCGCGGCGGCCGCCCAGCACGACGCCGAGGACGTCGCGCTGGCGACCACGGGCGACGCCGGGCAGTCGATGGCGGCGTACGCCGCACGCGCCGGTCTCGCCAGTCACTCGTTCGTCCCCTCGCGGTCGACGTTCGTCAACAAGGCGATGATCAACGTCCACGGCGGCGACATGCGCGTCGTCGAGGGGCGGCTCCCCGACGCTCGCTCCGCGTTCGCGGAGACGCTCGCCGACGAGTCGTGGTACTCGCTGGCGGCGTTCGCGACGCCGTACCGTCACGAGGGGGCGAAGACGCTCGCCTACGAAGTGCTGGAGGGACTGGACTGGGAGGTCCCCGACGCGGTCTTCTACCCGCAGGAGGGGACCGACGGGCTGGTCGGGTTCCACAAAGGCGCTCGGGAGTTCCGGGACCTCGGCCTGGTCGACGAGGTGCCCCCGCTGTACGCCTGCGAGTCCAGCGGTTGTGCGCCCGTCACCGAGGCGTTCGAGGCCGGCGAGGCGACCCACGAACCGTGGGAGGTGCCGGACACCGTCTGCGGCGGACTGGAGGACCCCGACCCGCCCGGTGGTCGGTTGGTCCAGACGGCGCTCCGCGAGAGCGACGGCGGTGCGGTGGCGACCGACGACGACGACATCCTGTCCAGTGCGGCGACGGTAGCGAGCCACGAAGGAGTCGAGATGGGCGTCTCGGCGGCGGCAGCCGCGAGCGCCGCGTGGGCGCGGGCCGACGAGTTCGACGAGGACGCGACGCTGGTGCTGGTCAACACCTCTGCAGGAAGCAAGGACGCCGACCTGCTCCGCAGCCACCTGATGGGTCAGGGCATCTGAGGACATCGAGGGTGAGCAGGCGACACTCAGTGCGGATCGGGGGATCCGGACACGAGCGGTGTGTCGCACGCCGCGAGATGTCGGTCGCGGGTCGAGGACGATGCCTCGCCGAAGCGCTCGTGACGGCGGTCAGCGCACGGCGACGGTGGACTCGTGCTGGTACTTGAACGCTCGGCGGACTGGGCCCCACGACGAACCGTCGCCTTCCGAACGCGTTTTTCCCGACGGGCGCGAGGTTCCGCGTAGATGGCACTGCTCACGACAGCGCTCGCAGGCGGGGTGTTCGGCCTCGCGCTCGCCGCCCCGCCCGGCCCGATGAACGCCGTCATCGCCGAGGAGAGCGTCGTCAACGGCTGGTCGTCTGGGTTCCGGGCTGGACTCGGCGCGATGGTCGCGGACCTCGTGTTCATGGTCGGCGCGCTGCTGGGGGTGGTGAGCGTCGTCGAGCGCTACCCGACCGTCCACGCCGCGATGGTCGCCGTCGGCGGCGCGCTGATGCTCTACTTCGCGTACGGTGCCGCGACCGAGTTCCGGTCGGGCTTCCGGAGCGAGGGGACCGACGGCAAGGGGTTCAGGAAGGCGTTCGCGCTCGCCATCACGAACCCCTACCAGGTACTCTTCTGGTTGACCGTCGGCGTCGGCCTGCTCGAACCGGGGACGCTCGACGTGCTCGCGGAGGTGTCGGCGTCGCTGGCGGGACTGCTCGTCGTCGAGACGGGGAGTCCCGCGCTGCTCGTCGGGATGTTCGGCGGTATCGCGTGCTGGGTAACCGGCTTCCCGGCCGCGCTCGTGGCGGCCGAACGGCGCGTCGAGCGCCTGACGCCGGTCGTCGCGGCGCTCAGCGCACTCGTCCTCGCGGGGTTCGGCCTGTTCTTCCTCTACGACGCGCTGACGACGCTGCTCGGGTGAGTCGTCGCCGAGCGGTGGGGCCGCTGGACCGACTCAGCGCAGTTCGTCGAGCGGGTCCGCGGCCGTCTCCATCTCGGCGACTTCGCCCTCCAGCCACTCCTGAAACCAGCGGACGCGCTTGAGTCGCTGGTGGGCGATGCTCTCGGCGGTGTCGGACTCGATGCGCTCGACGGCGTCCTCGCCGCGTTCGAGGACGCGCGAGACCATCTCGCTGGCGTCCATGTGCGTCCGGGCCTCGTAGCCCATCCGCAGGAGCATCAGCGTCGTCCCGTTCGCGCCCACCTTGTCGAGCAGGTCGGCCTCGATGAGACACTGCGTCTCGAGCGAGAGGTCCGACAGCGGCCCCTGGTAGGAGTGGTCGACGATGGACTCACACACCTCCTCGACGAAGGACTCGGGGTAGTCGCTGTGGCTCTGGAGGAACTCGCGGGCGACCCGCGCGCCCTCCTCGGCGTGGACGTCCTGGTCGGCCTCGAGTTTCGAGATGTCGTGGAACAGCGCCGCGACGCGGACGACGTCCACGTTCGCCCCCTCGCGTTCGGCGATGCCCGTCGCGAGGTCGACGACGTTGAGGATGTGGTTGTACCGGTAGTCCGCGGAGTGCCACGGGTACCAGCGCATTCGGCCGCCGGTGTCCTCGCTCTGGACGCTCGCGGAGAGGTAGTCGTGGACGAACGTCTTCATACGGTCGAACTCTTCGTCAGAGACGGGAGATTCGCGGATTTCGACCCCCACGCTACCACCTCCGGAGGGTGAACTCGTTCATATTGGGCGTAATTACAACAGTTCCGCTCTTGAGGCTTACGACAGCTAAAATACTCCGCAGGTCTGACGGTTCGCCGTGACGGACCAGCGCTATCTGACGGATTCGAACGCACGCCGATTCGAGGCGACCGTCGAGCGGACGCTCGACGACCGGGTCGTCCTCGACGCGACGCTGTTCTACCCCGAGGGCGGTGGGCAACCGTCAGACCACGGGACGCTGACGTTCGCGGACGATGGCGACGACACCGACCGAGAGTGGCGCGTCGTCGATGTCCAGAAACGCGACACCGTCTACCACGAACTCGAACCGGTCGACGGTGGAGCGGACGTTCCACCCGAGGGCGCGAGGGTCGTCGGGGAACTGGACTGGGAGCGTCGCTGGGCGCACATGCGCTACCACACGGCCCAGCACCTCCTCTCGGCGGTCCTCCTCGACGAGTTCGACGCCGAGACGGTCGGCAACCAGCTTTCGAGCGAGTACGCCCGCCTCGACGCGGCCTACGACCGGTTCACCGACGACGACCTCGACCGTATCGAGACGCGGCTGAACGATTTGGTCGACGACGCACGGCCCGTCACGTGGTACACGATGGACCGGGCGGAGGCCGAGGCCACCCTCGACCCCGAACGGACCCGCATCGATCTCCTCCCGTCGAGCATCACCGACCTGCGCATCGTCGAAGTCGCCGGGGCGCAGGGGTCCGAGGACGCGGAGGATAGCAGCGACAGCGACGACGGCGACGACGCACCGTTCGACCGGACTGCCTGTGCTGGCACACACGTCTCGAACACGCGTGACGTCGGGTCGGTACACGTGACGGGGCGGACGACCCAGGGGAGCGGGAAGGAGCGCGTCACGTTCGAACTGGAGTGAGTCTCACTCACGAGTGATACTCACGCCGAGAGCGCCGATTCTGACGGTCTCGCGAACGGACGGAGCCTTCTCGCGGGTACCTTTATCTGTCCCCCCCGAGTGGCGGGGGTATGAAGATTCGTGGTGCGGAATCAGCCGACGCCGACGCGATACGGGAGGTAGCCCACCGCTCGATGGAGGCCTCGTACACGCTCAGTCCGCAGACCATCGAGGGGGCCGTCGCCCAGTGGTACGACGACGAGAGCCTCGAGACGAAGCTCGACGACGAGGACCTCGTCGTGCTCGTCGCCGAGGACGACGACGGTGACGTCCTCGGCTTCAGCGAGGCCGCACTGGTCGAACAGGACGGCGACGGCGACCTGAACTGGCTCCACGTCGACCCGGACTACCGCGGGGACGGCTACGCCCGCCGCCTGTTCGAGGCGACGCGCGAGCGACTCTCGGAGATGGGCGCGAGTCGGATGCGCGGACGCGTCCTCCGGGACAACACCGCCGGCAACGACTTCTACGAGCACCTCGGCTTCGTGAAGGTCGGCGGCGACAAGGTAGACATCGACGGCTCGGACTACGTCGAGAACATCTACGTCGAGGACGACCCCGAGGAGCTCGAACCCGTCACGACCGACGAGGGCCGGGAACTGTACATCGACCACAACGACTCCAGCCGGGCCACGCTCGCCCCGTTCCTCGCCGTCTACACCGACACGAACCGGAGCGACCGGTGGGGGTACTACTGCTCGAACTGCGAGAGCATGGACGTCGCCGTCGACACGATGGGCCGCATCGAGTGCAACGAGTGTGGCAACGTCAGCAAGGCGACGCGCTGGGACGCGGCGTACATGTAGGCCAGGTCGGTACGCACACTGCTTCTCGCAGCACTCTTCCTGCGGCACGATGGTAGGTGGATTCGAACCACGCGAATTCGCTCCGCTCACGGCTCCGCCGTTCGCGCATTCCGAGGCGGCAGAGCCGCCTCGCTCCGCTCGTGCTCTGGGTGTCGAATCCGCGTTGTGACTGTCACTGCTCGCTATCGCTCGCAGGATAGTCCCGGGCGGATTACGGGCAGAGTCTTGATAATCCCGACGGCCTACAATCTGTTCGTCATGGTCGACGCCGACGACGTCCAAGGATACCAACGGAAGTACGACAACCAGATGGAGAAGCTCGAGGCCGCCGATATCGACGACGCGGATCGTGACGCCATCGGGCGCTGGGTCGTCCACCTCCGGACGAACGACTCTGACGTCGACTCGCTGGGCACCGTCGTCGGCCACCTCAACCGGATGCGCCTCGCCGCCGAGCGTGCTGGCGGACCGGTGACGGGATTCGAGAGCGTCGAGGACGTCAACGCGTTCAAACTCCGCCTCGAAGACCACCACGGCCTCTCGGAAGGCACCATCCGTAACTACATGAAGGCGCTGCGGAAGTTCTGCCAGTGGCGAGACGTCGACTGGGCAGATGACGTCACCGTCGGCCCGTCGCCCGAGCGAAAGCACGACCCCGACGAGGAACTCACACCCGAGGACGTCGACGCCCTGCTGGACGCGTGTTCGAACGCCCGCGACCGCGCGATGCTCGCCCTGCTCGACGACACTGGGCTGCGCATCGGGGCGATTCTGAGTTTTCAGATGTGCCACGTCAACTTCGAGCAGCGCCGGTCGACGCTCACCATCAACGAAGAGGCGAACGTCAAGGGCGACGACGGCCCGAAGGCGCTGACGTGGTCGCGAGCTTACGTCGCGAACTGGCTCGCCGAGCATCCTCGCCCGGACATCCCGAGCGCGGCGCTCATCCACAAGACGAGTCACTACGACGACAGCGAAGACGGCGCACTCACCCAGCAGTACGCCGCGAGCCGCATCACCGACATCGCCGAACGAGCTGGCCTGAGCGGCGAGCGTGTCCACGCCCATCTGTTTCGCGGCAGTGCGATCTCGCGATGGATTCGCGACCAGCAGAGCGAGCAGGTCATCAAACACCGCGTCGGCTGGGGGAAAGACTCCCGCGAGTTCGAGACGTACAGTCGCGTCACCGACGAGGAGCTGAACGATGTCGTCTTCAACCACTACGATATCGGCGAGGATGACGACAGCGCCACGCCCCGGCACCGACTCAGCCAGTGCCCGTCGTGTAAAGACCCCCTCCGTGGATCGGAGACGTTCTGTCCGTCGTGTGCCCACGCGCTGACTGACGAGGTCGCCCTGGAGGTCGACGACATCGAGGACGACACGTTCGAATCCGCCAGCAACGCGGACGAGGAGCGGCCGGTCGAGAGTTTTGCAGAGTTTCGTGAGCGGTTCGACAGCAGTGCGGCGTTCCGGCGTGAGGTCATGGAGGGCACCGCTCATGGCGAACCAGCCTCCTCGGAGGACTGACCGGCCTCGAGTGCACGACGTGCACGCCGAGCCAGCGGGTACTTCTCCTCGTCGTACGAGGCGATCTCTTCGAGCAGTTCCTGGTTCGTCATCTCTGAGGGGTGTTTCTTGTCAGTCATGGTGCACCCGCGACTTCGTATTGTGAAATCCGATTTGCACGGATTCGTCACTATCCAGCTGCCTTCCCAGCACTCCGAGTCGCCGCGCGACGCTCTCGGTGGACCTATCGGACATAGTCGGGCACCTCCGCCGGAGCAACGAACGCACAGCCGTGTTTGCGGACGAACGAGGCGACCTTCCGCTCCGGGACGATCCCTCGCCTGGAACCGAACAGGTTCTCGGTGATGGCCGTAAAGCGGCCAGCCTCGTGGTGGATGTAGGTAACGCCAATCGTCGCCTGACGGCCGCTGTACCCGTTCGGGTCGACGTACATCACGTCACGCGAGTTCTTGAGTCGGAACAGGGCGTCGTCAACGTGCCCGTCGAACTCCGGCGCGGTGGCGTCCTGTTCGACCTTCGTGGAGGGTCGTTCAGACATAGAAGTTCACCTGCACGCCGTTATACGCCAGCAGCCCACCGCCGCACTCGGGGCACTCCGTCGGCACGTGGTCAGCGAAGTGGAGATAGCCATACCCGTCGACTCGCACGTCAGACGGGTCTATGTCGAAGCTTTCGCACCAACCACTACACTCGGCGTCGTCACCGAGGTGTTCGGGGGCGGTACAACGAACGGCGAGGTTGTCGGTTCGTAGAGCGTTCGGAACCGTCTCGAATCCGTCGCGGACAAT
This region of Halomarina salina genomic DNA includes:
- a CDS encoding threonine synthase, translated to METTSAFEGLVCPETGERFEATTSHHPDGKPLDATYDYESIQLSREQLDSRPAGPAKYNDLLPFPAEQRAWLGEGATPLVEAPRLAEELGVGRVFIKDEGQNPTGTVKDRGLAMAVAAAAQHDAEDVALATTGDAGQSMAAYAARAGLASHSFVPSRSTFVNKAMINVHGGDMRVVEGRLPDARSAFAETLADESWYSLAAFATPYRHEGAKTLAYEVLEGLDWEVPDAVFYPQEGTDGLVGFHKGAREFRDLGLVDEVPPLYACESSGCAPVTEAFEAGEATHEPWEVPDTVCGGLEDPDPPGGRLVQTALRESDGGAVATDDDDILSSAATVASHEGVEMGVSAAAAASAAWARADEFDEDATLVLVNTSAGSKDADLLRSHLMGQGI
- a CDS encoding LysE family translocator, coding for MFGLALAAPPGPMNAVIAEESVVNGWSSGFRAGLGAMVADLVFMVGALLGVVSVVERYPTVHAAMVAVGGALMLYFAYGAATEFRSGFRSEGTDGKGFRKAFALAITNPYQVLFWLTVGVGLLEPGTLDVLAEVSASLAGLLVVETGSPALLVGMFGGIACWVTGFPAALVAAERRVERLTPVVAALSALVLAGFGLFFLYDALTTLLG
- a CDS encoding HD domain-containing protein, whose translation is MGVEIRESPVSDEEFDRMKTFVHDYLSASVQSEDTGGRMRWYPWHSADYRYNHILNVVDLATGIAEREGANVDVVRVAALFHDISKLEADQDVHAEEGARVAREFLQSHSDYPESFVEEVCESIVDHSYQGPLSDLSLETQCLIEADLLDKVGANGTTLMLLRMGYEARTHMDASEMVSRVLERGEDAVERIESDTAESIAHQRLKRVRWFQEWLEGEVAEMETAADPLDELR
- a CDS encoding alanyl-tRNA editing protein produces the protein MTDQRYLTDSNARRFEATVERTLDDRVVLDATLFYPEGGGQPSDHGTLTFADDGDDTDREWRVVDVQKRDTVYHELEPVDGGADVPPEGARVVGELDWERRWAHMRYHTAQHLLSAVLLDEFDAETVGNQLSSEYARLDAAYDRFTDDDLDRIETRLNDLVDDARPVTWYTMDRAEAEATLDPERTRIDLLPSSITDLRIVEVAGAQGSEDAEDSSDSDDGDDAPFDRTACAGTHVSNTRDVGSVHVTGRTTQGSGKERVTFELE
- a CDS encoding GNAT family N-acetyltransferase yields the protein MKIRGAESADADAIREVAHRSMEASYTLSPQTIEGAVAQWYDDESLETKLDDEDLVVLVAEDDDGDVLGFSEAALVEQDGDGDLNWLHVDPDYRGDGYARRLFEATRERLSEMGASRMRGRVLRDNTAGNDFYEHLGFVKVGGDKVDIDGSDYVENIYVEDDPEELEPVTTDEGRELYIDHNDSSRATLAPFLAVYTDTNRSDRWGYYCSNCESMDVAVDTMGRIECNECGNVSKATRWDAAYM
- a CDS encoding tyrosine-type recombinase/integrase; its protein translation is MIIPTAYNLFVMVDADDVQGYQRKYDNQMEKLEAADIDDADRDAIGRWVVHLRTNDSDVDSLGTVVGHLNRMRLAAERAGGPVTGFESVEDVNAFKLRLEDHHGLSEGTIRNYMKALRKFCQWRDVDWADDVTVGPSPERKHDPDEELTPEDVDALLDACSNARDRAMLALLDDTGLRIGAILSFQMCHVNFEQRRSTLTINEEANVKGDDGPKALTWSRAYVANWLAEHPRPDIPSAALIHKTSHYDDSEDGALTQQYAASRITDIAERAGLSGERVHAHLFRGSAISRWIRDQQSEQVIKHRVGWGKDSREFETYSRVTDEELNDVVFNHYDIGEDDDSATPRHRLSQCPSCKDPLRGSETFCPSCAHALTDEVALEVDDIEDDTFESASNADEERPVESFAEFRERFDSSAAFRREVMEGTAHGEPASSED